The following coding sequences are from one Musa acuminata AAA Group cultivar baxijiao chromosome BXJ2-4, Cavendish_Baxijiao_AAA, whole genome shotgun sequence window:
- the LOC135611207 gene encoding CO(2)-response secreted protease-like, whose amino-acid sequence MKGSVVIGIFLSLWSLAPQQFMGMQEAKREVYVIYMGAVPVASSGDMLRENHLQLLSSVLRRGQSPEKTLLWSYRHGFSGFAARLSKEEAVAISEKTGVVSVFLDPIYQLHTTRSWDFLRQTSLETDSKPDEEAASSNQTSDTIIGFLDTGVWPESSSFNDKEMGAVPGRWKGVCMAGSNFSASSCNKKLIGARYYSSDDDDMATPTTWLSGDSPRDASGHGTHTASTAAGSSVMDASYYGLARGIAKGGSTSSRIAMYRVCFEDGCPGSAILAGFDDAIADGVDLISVSLGASKFNRPDFAADPIAIGAFHAMAKGITVVCSAGNDGPSLASLVNTAPWILTVAATTIDRDFESDVVLGGNKAIKGGAINFSGLQKSPVYPLINGEAAKSNSSSIDGSASHCDLGTLEANKIRGKIVLCNHSTGDFSKRFRTEELKSSGAVGAIWISDTERGVADTYNSFPVTQISSQAADEILSYMNSTKNPVGTILATVTVTKYRPAPVVAYFSSRGPSTEASGILKPDVAAPGVNILAAWIPGEDSSDVPPGQKPSPFKLVSGTSMSCPHVAGVAATVKSWNPSWSPAAIRSAIMTTATQVNNDEAPLTTESGSPATPYDIGAGEVSPTAALQPGLVYEAGPEDYFRFLCNYGYPPSKLRLIADTPEGYKCPENSSKQLISDLNYPSIAISNFTGKESKIVNRIATNVGAEEDATYAVSVKSPPELDVQVVPNKLHFSKNTTKLSYQVIFSATKASVKGDLFGSITWSDGLHRVRSPFAVRGI is encoded by the exons ATGAAGGGCTCGGTGGTCATCGGCATTTTCCTTTCTCTTTGGTCTCTTGCGCCGCAGCAATTCATGGGGATGCAAGAAGCGAAGAGAGAGGTGTATGTGATCTACATGGGAGCTGTCCCTGTTGCTTCCTCTGGGGACATGTTGAGAGAGAACCACCTTCAGCTTCTGTCCTCCGTGTTGAGAAG GGGACAGTCGCCAGAAAAGACACTACTTTGGAGCTACAGACATGGCTTCTCCGGCTTCGCAGCCAGATTGTCCAAGGAAGAAGCCGTCGCCATCAGCGAAAAGACAGGGGTGGTTTCGGTGTTCCTCGACCCGATCTACCAGCTTCACACCACCAGATCATGGGACTTCTTGCGACAAACATCCTTGGAGACCGACTCGAAGCCGGATGAGGAAGCAGCTTCTTCTAATCAGACCTCCGACACCATCATAGGATTCTTGGACACCG GCGTTTGGCCGGAATCGTCGAGCTTCAACGACAAAGAAATGGGTGCTGTTCCCGGGCGATGGAAGGGAGTGTGCATGGCAGGGTCTAACTTCAGTGCATCCAGTTGTAACAA GAAGCTAATTGGAGCAAGGTATTATTCTTCGGACGATGATGACATGGCCACACCAACCACATGGTTGAGTGGCGACTCCCCCCGAGATGCTTCCGGTCATGGGACGCACACGGCGTCCACCGCGGCCGGGAGCTCGGTTATGGACGCCTCCTACTACGGCCTCGCGAGGGGGATAGCCAAGGGCGGCTCGACCTCGTCGCGGATCGCAATGTACCGTGTGTGCTTCGAGGACGGCTGCCCTGGCTCTGCCATTCTGGCCGGGTTTGACGACGCCATCGCCGACGGCGTCGACCTGATATCGGTGTCGCTGGGGGCGTCCAAGTTCAACAGACCGGACTTCGCGGCCGACCCCATCGCCATCGGAGCATTCCACGCCATGGCCAAGGGGATCACGGTGGTGTGCTCGGCAGGGAACGATGGGCCCTCTTTGGCCTCCCTTGTGAacactgctccttggattctgaccgtcgccgcgacgaccatcgatcGAGACTTCGAGTCCGATGTCGTCTTAGGCGGCAACAAGGCAATCAAA GGAGGAGCTATAAACTTCTCTGGTCTGCAGAAGTCCCCGGTTTACCCGTTGATCAACGGGGAAGCAGCAAAGTCCAATTCGAGCTCCATTGATGGATCTGCAAG TCACTGTGATCTGGGAACACTGGAAGCCAACAAGATCCGAGGCAAGATAGTCCTCTGCAACCATTCAACGGGCGACTTCTCGAAGAGGTTCAGGACAGAAGAATTGAAGAGCTCAGGAGCCGTCGGAGCCATCTGGATCAGTGACACGGAAAGAGGCGTGGCTGATACCTACAACTCCTTCCCTGTGACCCAAATCTCCTCACAGGCAGCTGATGAGATCCTCAGCTACATGAACTCCACCAA AAACCCAGTCGGCACGATACTCGCGACGGTCACGGTTACGAAGTATAGGCCGGCGCCGGTGGTGGCGTACTTCTCCTCCAGAGGTCCGTCAACGGAGGCGAGTGGCATCCTCAAG CCTGATGTTGCTGCACCTGGAGTGAACATCCTTGCAGCATGGATCCCAGGCGAGGACTCATCGGATGTTCCCCCAGGTCAGAAGCCTTCACCATTCAAACTCGTCTCCGGAACCTCCATGTCTTGCCCTCATGTCGCCGGAGTCGCTGCCACTGTCAAGTCTTGGAACCCAAGCTGGAGCCCCGCCGCTATCCGATCGGCCATCATGACCACCG CTACTCAAGTAAACAATGACGAGGCACCACTGACGACCGAGTCCGGATCACCCGCGACTCCCTACGACATTGGAGCAGGAGAAGTGAGCCCAACGGCTGCGCTGCAACCAGGCCTGGTGTATGAAGCTGGACCTGAGGATTACTTCCGGTTCTTATGCAACTATGGCTATCCACCATCCAAACTCCGACTCATAGCTGATACACCGGAAGGATACAAATGCCCGGAAAACTCGAGCAAGCAGCTCATCTCTGATCTCAATTATCCATCGATCGCCATCTCAAACTTCACAGGGAAGGAGAGCAAGATTGTGAACCGGATCGCGACAAACGTTGGAGCCGAAGAAGATGCTACTTATGCTGTGAGTGTCAAGTCTCCACCTGAGTTAGATGTGCAGGTGGTACCAAACAAGCTTCATTTCTCCAAGAACACCACGAAGCTCAGCTACCAAGTGATCTTCTCTGCTACCAAGGCATCAGTGAAGGGGGATTTGTTTGGATCCATCACTTGGTCAGATGGACTCCACAGAGTCAGAAGCCCATTTGCTGTGAGAGGCATATAG
- the LOC103982411 gene encoding eukaryotic translation initiation factor 4B3: MAASVSAWAKPGAWALDAEEHEATMTKGDENASSETAQQQQDDFPSLAASKTPKKKKKAQAVSLAQFTTGRPVSHGAAGRVSSSSKGLTSDELLLLPTGPRERSAEELERSSSRGFGYAYGARGRASGEDTNPTRWGSSRVSDEPRRGGFEGSGGGSNRDLEPSRADEIDDWGAAKKSFVPQRRERGGGGGGFFESQSRADESDSWISSKSVAAPPDGRRIGAGSGFDGPRSRMDGFEMFNKEGSNGGRADSESWGRKKDFTDSETWKRDEERSSGGRRRLVLQHRSLPLSNANTGEQALGEQEKESTEKKSRGSNPFGGARPREDVLAEKGQDWKKIDEKLEAMKIHNASLEKTSFGVTNGTRRSPENHTDGAWRKPETAEASPLREDKIESTVPEN; the protein is encoded by the exons atggcGGCTTCTGTGTCGGCGTGGGCGAAACCAGGCGCGTGGGCGTTGGACGCCGAGGAGCACGAGGCGACCATGACCAAGGGCGATGAGAACGCTTCCTCGGAGACGGCGCAGCAGCAGCAGGATGACTTCCCTTCTCTCGCCGCCTCCAAGAcccccaagaagaagaagaaggcgcagGCCGTCTCCCTCGCCCAGTTCACAACAGGCAGGCCTGTCTCCCATGGCGCTGCCGGCCGCGTCTCTTCCTCCTCCAAGGGCCTCACTTCCGACGAGCTCCTCCTCCTACCCACCGGCCCACGCGAGCGCTCTGCTGAGGAGCTCGAGCGCTCCTCTTCCCGCGGCTTCGGCTATGCCTACGGCGCCCGCGGTCGGGCCTCAGGGGAGGACACCAACCCCACCCGCTGGGGCTCGTCTAGGGTTTCCGACGAGCCGAGGAGGGGTGGCTTCGAAGGATCTGGCGGTGGATCTAACCGGGATCTGGAACCGTCCCGCGCCGACGAGATCGACGACTGGGGCGCGGCGAAGAAGTCCTTCGTGCCACAGAGGAgggagaggggaggaggaggagggggtttCTTTGAGTCGCAGTCCAGGGCTGACGAATCGGATAGCTGGATCTCGAGCAAGAGCGTTGCGGCGCCACCCGATGGACGGAGGATCGGCGCTGGTTCCGGATTCGATGGGCCGAGATCGAGGATGGATGGTTTCGAGATGTTTAATAAGGAGGGGTCCAACGGCGGCCGAGCTGATTCTGAATCATGGGGAAGGAAGAAGGATTTCACGGATTCTGAGACATGGAAGAGAGACGAGGAAAGAAGCAGCGGAGGAAGGCGTAGGCTTGTGCTGCAACACCGCTCGTTGCCGTTGTCCAATGCAAACACCGGAGAACAAGCCCTAGGGGAGCAGGAAAAGGAATCTACCGAGAAGAAGAGCAGAGGTTCGAACCCCTTTGGAGGAGCCCGTCCTCGAGAAGATGTATTGGCGGAGAAGGGGCAGGATTGGAAGAAGATTGATGAGAAGCTGGAGGCCATGAAGATCCATAATGCATCGCTTGAGAAGACTTCATTTGGGGTGACAAATGGGACTCGTAGATCACCTGAGAACCACACAGATGGGGCTTGGAGGAAACCAGAGACAGCTGAGGCTTCACCTCTGAG GGAAGACAAGATTGAAAGCACAGTACCTGAAAACTGA
- the LOC135611208 gene encoding alcohol dehydrogenase-like 4: MDGAAENGLSTAGKVITCKAAVLWGPEEPFVIQEVQVEPPQRLEVRVKILFTSICHTDLGAWKGENVVTVYPRILGHEAAGVVESVGEGVEEMRAGDHVVPIFHGECGDCAFCRSDKTNMCAVYRVDPRKSVMVGDGGTRFSVVDAAGERRPVYHFLNTSTFAEYTVLDSACVVKINPAAPLERMCLLSCGITTGVGSAWNTANVTEGSTVAVFGMGAVGLAAAEGARQRKASRIIGIDVNPVKFDFGRKMGITEFVNPRDHDKPAHEVIQEMTNGGVDYSFECAGNLDVLREAFLSTHDGWGLTVMMGIHPTPRLLPVHPMELYYRRLAASVFGGFKGKSQLPDLVEKCMHGDDRINLDGFITHELPFGEINEAFQLLQQGESLRCMLRL, encoded by the exons ATGGATGGCGCCGCCGAAAATGGACTCTCTACTGCCGGAAAAGTCATCACCTGCAAAG CCGCCGTCCTCTGGGGACCCGAGGAGCCCTTTGTGATCCAGGAGGTGCAGGTGGAGCCACCGCAGAGGTTGGAGGTCCGCGTCAAGATCCTCTTCACGTCCATCTGCCACACCGATCTCGGTGCTTGGAAAGGAGAG AATGTCGTGACGGTGTATCCGCGGATCCTCGGCCACGAAGCAGCCGG GGTGGTGGAGAGCGTGGGGGAAGGGGTGGAGGAGATGCGGGCGGGCGACCACGTCGTGCCCATCTTCCACGGGGAGTGCGGCGACTGCGCCTTCTGCAGGAGCGACAAGACCAACATGTGCGCGGTGTACCGGGTGGATCCGCGCAAGAGCGTCATGGTGGGGGACGGCGGCACGAGGTTCTCCGTGGTGGACGCCGCCGGCGAGCGCCGTCCAGTCTACCACTTCCTCAACACCTCCACCTTCGCCGAGTACACTGTGCTCGACTCCGCCTGCGTCGTCAAGATCAACCCCGCGGCGCCGCTCGAGAGGATGTGCCTGCTCAGCTGCGGCATCACCACCG GAGTAGGGTCGGCGTGGAATACAGCGAATGTTACCGAGGGTTCAACTGTGGCGGTCTTCGGCATGGGCGCTGTGGGCCTTGCG GCTGCAGAAGGAGCACGGCAAAGGAAGGCTTCTCGGATTATTGGCATTGACGTCAACCCAGTCAAGTTTGACTTTG GGAGGAAGATGGGCATCACGGAATTCGTCAACCCTCGAGACCACGACAAGCCAGCCCATGAG GTGATACAGGAGATGACGAACGGAGGGGTGGACTACAGCTTCGAGTGCGCAGGAAACTTGGACGTGCTGCGCGAGGCTTTCCTCTCTACCCATGAC GGATGGGGTTTGACAGTGATGATGGGGATCCATCCCACACCAAGACTGTTGCCTGTACATCCCATGGAGCTATATTACAGGAGGTTAGCAGCCAGTGTCTTTGGAGGTTTCAAGGGGAAGTCACAGTTGCCAGACCTTGTGGAGAAATGCATGCATGGG GATGACAGAATAAATTTGGATGGATTCATAACACATGAGCTGCCATTTGGTGAGATAAACGAGGCCTTTCAGCTGCTGCAGCAGGGGGAATCGCTGAGGTGCATGCTGCGCCTGTGA